GTTAACATTTGTTTCAATATCTGACTTACGTAGTAAGACGGTATAATCTTCATGACAGGATCCAACGCTGTAGATGTATTTAGTGACGAAATAAGCATCGTTGGCAGAGTCAGCAACAGCACTACAATAATAGATGAGCCGGTATCCGTAAGCAAGAAGCCGAAGAAATAACCAATTGAACTGATACATAAAATCAATAAAATCGAAATTGGCAAATAATATAGATGGAGCGTATAATTTGTGATTCCTACTATTCGAGTGATTCCAAATAAAATGACTGATGCTAATAAGCATTGTATTACAACAGCAATTTGCTTAGCAAAAAGAATTTCTAATTTAGTTCGTGGAATCTTATACAGATAAAATAAAGTGCTTGACGTCTTCTCTTGTTGAATTTGAGACATAGCTTGATTTAAAGGGGTAAAAACAAATATCCATATTACCCCTATCAGCAACATTGTGTTGAGATTATTTGACTCCGCAGAGGCTCGTCCAACATTTTGCGCTTGAGATATGGAGTATACTTGTTTTGAATTTAGTTCATTTACTAACGAAGGATATTTTTTTATTAAATCATCGGAAATTAGTCTCTGCAATGAATATGTGATATATTTCACCGCAATTTGCGAATCTTGTCTCGCTTCATCATAATATAATTTTACATATTTCTGATTTTGTACTTCAACAATTGCACTGCATTTTCCAACCTGTACGTCTTTAATTGCTTTTTCAAGGTCTCTACTTGAATTAAAACTAAAACTAACCCCTTTTTCATTATTTATGTTCGCAGGCAGTAATGTTTGCATATTACCTGAATCGTCTATAACAGTAACAGATAATTTGGTAACAGATGTTTGAGACATAATCAAATTTACAAGTACCGCAAGGACTGGAATGATAAGAGTTAAAAAATAAGATTGCCAGTTTTTAAATATTACTAAGTTTTCCTTCTTTATCAGGTGCCACATATAATCACCTTAATTTTCATTGATTTTGAAGTACAGATCATCAAGAGACGGCTTGTAATCTCTCACAGAGATAATTCTGGCATAATCGGGCAAACTGCTGAAAATTAAATGGCTGTCCTTTACATCAATATTAAGAGAACATATGTTATCGCCTTTTTCAAAAAATTTTATAGACTGTGACGCATTTAACTTTTGAAGATGATTTTTTAGTATCTGAAATTGGGAACAATAGATATCTATTTCCAAAATTCTATTAGGAAAATACTGATACATAAGTTTATCAAGATAATCATCGATTACTATTTTGCCTTTTTTTAAAACAACGAGCCTTTTGATGATTGTTTCCAATTCAAGTAATTCATGTGATGATATAAGCAATTGAATATTGTCATTACTTATTTCCTTAATTAAATGTATAAAATCATTTCTTGACTCCGGATCCAGACCAGAAAAAGGCTCATCTAAAAAAAGAACTTTTGGATTATTGATTATGCTAATCGCAAGAAGCACCCTTTTCAACATGCCTGTAGACAATTCTGAAATTTTTTTATTAGCGAATCCTTTTAGGCTGAGACTTTCCATCAAATAATCAATTCTTGTTTTTGACACTTTATACATGCCTTTGAAGAAGTCAATACATTCCTTTACAGTAAGCAGTTGATAAAGATGCAACCTATCAGTAAATAATCCCGTACAAAGCCGTATGTAATCCCTGTTTTTCGATAAACTAAAATTATCAATGAAGATATCACCGCTTGTAGGTTTGGAAAGCCCATTTGCTATCATAAATAATGTAGTTTTCCCCGCTCCATTATGGCCAATAATTCCTGTAATGTTATTATCATTTATGGAGAAAGATACATTGTTTAGGGCATAGGACGTTCCATATTTTTTGCTGATATTACGAACTTCTATCATGTCCCAGCCTCCAAAGAATTAATTTTTTCGCTAAATTCAACATAAATATTTCTGATATCTTCTCTTTTGAGATAATGGGTTGATAAAATAACTTTCATTAAAGAATAATCTTCCCAATTATCAGAATGAATAATTATATTGTATTTGCTCGCATTCTCATATAACTCAGTACCGGGCAGTGGGGTATTTGGTGATATCGCAACACGTGCGTTATAATCTACTATTATATGTTTAATATATTCAAGCGTTTTTTGCAACGTCTCCTTTGTATCCATATGATTACCAATAATAAAAGAGCATAGGGGTTGGATTCCATATTTATGTAATAACGACAAGGCTTTTTCGACATTTTCAAACCGAATATGCTTATTCAATGAATCGATAATGTGTTGGTTTGCACTTTCTACACCTACATGTATAGCGAAACAACCGGCCTTTTTCATTAAAGCAATACATTCTTCATCTAAAACATCGATTCTTGATTCACACTTCCAAGGTATAACATTCATTTTAGAACTAATCATGTATTTACAAAATAGCTTCAAGCGTTTTCTGTTTACTGTAAACGTATCATCATATATTGCCAGATATGAACGTAATAAGCTATCATCAAATAAAATCTGTTTGGAAAGATAAAAAACTTCGGAAAAAACAGATTCTGCACTCCTAATTCTATATTTTTTACCGGACATAGCACGTGATGAGCAATAAATACAG
This DNA window, taken from [Clostridium] cellulosi, encodes the following:
- a CDS encoding putative membrane protein (Hypothetical protein) translates to MWHLIKKENLVIFKNWQSYFLTLIIPVLAVLVNLIMSQTSVTKLSVTVIDDSGNMQTLLPANINNEKGVSFSFNSSRDLEKAIKDVQVGKCSAIVEVQNQKYVKLYYDEARQDSQIAVKYITYSLQRLISDDLIKKYPSLVNELNSKQVYSISQAQNVGRASAESNNLNTMLLIGVIWIFVFTPLNQAMSQIQQEKTSSTLFYLYKIPRTKLEILFAKQIAVVIQCLLASVILFGITRIVGITNYTLHLYYLPISILLILCISSIGYFFGFLLTDTGSSIIVVLLLTLPTMLISSLNTSTALDPVMKIIPSYYVSQILKQMLTGSAINQIYIVITICITIIFYTLSCILFERRDPMRLCKNL
- a CDS encoding hypothetical protein (Family membership), whose protein sequence is MIEVRNISKKYGTSYALNNVSFSINDNNITGIIGHNGAGKTTLFMIANGLSKPTSGDIFIDNFSLSKNRDYIRLCTGLFTDRLHLYQLLTVKECIDFFKGMYKVSKTRIDYLMESLSLKGFANKKISELSTGMLKRVLLAISIINNPKVLFLDEPFSGLDPESRNDFIHLIKEISNDNIQLLISSHELLELETIIKRLVVLKKGKIVIDDYLDKLMYQYFPNRILEIDIYCSQFQILKNHLQKLNASQSIKFFEKGDNICSLNIDVKDSHLIFSSLPDYARIISVRDYKPSLDDLYFKINEN
- a CDS encoding hypothetical protein (Family membership), yielding MKIKNVLLIVPSTDKSWKKDLKNKIGTAPLGVASLSSMLKFHGYQVKIVDMLVECCTPKELLRVLNEFKPDIIGISATYTESILVTYKIVKYIKKIMDIIIIAGGVHVTFRPKEALDNGFDYVVLHEGEATIIELLEYLKVNLEPKNVPGIAYRDKDNKIIVNENREFINNLDSLPFPDLLSLKLSEYMTPLAIVTSRGCPGDCIYCSSRAMSGKKYRIRSAESVFSEVFYLSKQILFDDSLLRSYLAIYDDTFTVNRKRLKLFCKYMISSKMNVIPWKCESRIDVLDEECIALMKKAGCFAIHVGVESANQHIIDSLNKHIRFENVEKALSLLHKYGIQPLCSFIIGNHMDTKETLQKTLEYIKHIIVDYNARVAISPNTPLPGTELYENASKYNIIIHSDNWEDYSLMKVILSTHYLKREDIRNIYVEFSEKINSLEAGT